One window of the Aquila chrysaetos chrysaetos chromosome 8, bAquChr1.4, whole genome shotgun sequence genome contains the following:
- the ITGB3 gene encoding integrin beta-3, giving the protein MGKLYVALGILMLCVAGGWGGNICTTRGVNSCKQCLAVSPLCAWCSAEVLAQSSPRCDLRANLLQNGCGQDYIEFPSSSVTILEDRPLSSKGSGGSTTTQMSPQKIQLNLRPDDSQIFSVQVRQVEDYPVDIYYLMDLSNSMKDDLRNIQNLGTKLASEMRKLTSNLRIGFGAFVDKPISPYMYISPPEAVTNPCYEIGETCLPMFGYKHVLSLTDEVTRFNEEVRKQSVSRNRDAPEGGFDAIIQATVCDEKIGWRNDASHLLVFTTDAKTHIALDGRLAGIVQPNDAQCHIDKDNFYSASTTLDYPSLGLMTEKLSQKNINLIFAVTDTVVGLYQNYSELIPGTTVGTLSRDSSNVLQLIVDSYGKIRSKVELEVRDLPEELSLAFNATCLNNEVIPGLKSCMGLKIGDTVSFSIEAKVRGCPRERQKSFTIKPVGFKDSLTVVVNFDCDCSCESRAEANSSSCSRGNGTLECGVCRCNPGRLGSHCECSEEEYNPSQQDNCSPRPGQPLCSQRGECICGQCVCHSSDFGKVTGKYCECDDFSCVRFKGQMCSGHGQCSCGDCLCDSDWTGDYCNCTTRTDTCMSSNGLVCSGHGSCICGKCDCTQPGSYGDTCEKCPTCPDACTIKKECVECKKFERGVQQSCSRRCRDEIETVQELGDRGKDAVNCTYKDENDCVVRFQYYEDSSGKSILYVIEEPDCPKGPDVLVVLLSVTGAILLIGLAALLIWKLLITIHDRREFARFEEEKARAKWDTGNNPLYKEATSTFTNITYRGNM; this is encoded by the exons ATGGGAAAACTCTACGTGGCTCTCGGGATCCTCATGCTCTGCGTCGCTGGTGGCTGGG gGGGTAACATCTGCACCACCCGTGGGGTGAACTCCTGCAAGCAGTGCCTGGCCGTGAGCCCCCTCTGTGCCTGGTGCTCCGCAGAG GTCTTGGCGCAATCATCCCCTCGCTGTGACCTGCGCGCCAACCTCCTCCAAAACGGCTGCGGGCAGGACTACATCGAGTTCCCCAGCAGCAGCGTCACCATCCTGGAGGACCGACCCCTCAGCAGCAAGGGCTCGGGGGGCTCCACCACCACCCAGATGAGCCCccagaaaatacagctgaatCTGCGGCCGG ATGATTCCCAGATCTTTAGCGTCCAAGTGCGTCAAGTGGAAGACTACCCAGTGGACATCTACTACCTGATGGACCTGTCCAACTCCATGAAGGACGATCTGAGGAACATCCAGAACCTGGGCACAAAGCTGGCCAGCGAGATGCGCAAGCTCACCAGCAACCTACGCATCGGCTTTGGGGCTTTTGTGGACAAGCCCATTTCCCCCTACATGTATATCTCTCCTCCGGAAGCCGTCACAAACCCTTGCTATGA GATTGGGGAAACCTGCCTGCCCATGTTTGGGTACAAACACGTCCTGTCACTCACGGATGAGGTGACCCGCTTCAACGAGGAGGTGCGGAAGCAGAGCGTCTCACGGAACCGCGACGCACCCGAGGGAGGCTTCGATGCCATCATCCAGGCCACCGTGTGCGAT GAAAAAATCGGCTGGAGGAACGATGCTTCCCACCTACTCGTCTTCACCACGGATGCCAAGACCCACATCGCACTGGATGGCAGGCTGGCCGGCATCGTGCAGCCCAACGACGCCCAGTGCCACATTGACAAGGATAATTTCTACTCTGCCTCCACCACATTG gaCTATCCCTCTCTGGGCCTGATGACTGAGAAACTGTCACAGAAGAACATCAACTTGATCTTTGCTGTGACGGATACGGTTGTTGGCCTCTACCAG AACTACAGTGAGCTGATCCCAGGCACAACCGTGGGCACCTTGTCCAGAGACTCCAGCAATGTCCTGCAGCTCATAGTGGACTCCTACGGG AAAATCCGGTCCAAGGTGGAGCTGGAGGTGCGTGACCTCCCCGAAGAGCTGTCCCTGGCCTTCAATGCCACCTGCCTCAACAACGAGGTCATCCCCGGGCTCAAGTCTTGCATGGGGCTCAAGATCGGGGACACG GTGAGCTTCAGCATCGAGGCCAAGGTACGGGGGTGCCCGCGGGAGCGGCAGAAATCCTTCACCATCAAACCCGTGGGCTTCAAGGACAGCTTGACGGTGGTGGTGAACTTCGACTGCGACTGCTCCTGTGAGAGCCGAGCCGAGGCCAACAGCTCGTCCTGCAGCCGAGGCAACGGCACGCTGGAGTGCGGCGTGTGCCGCTGCAACCCGGGACGCCTGGGCTCGCACTGCGAGTGCTCGGAGGAGGAGTACAACCCCTCGCAGCAGGATAACTGCAGCCCCCGGCCTGGccagcccctctgcagccagcGCGGCGAGTGCATCTGCGGGCAGTGCGTGTGCCACAGCAGCGACTTCGGGAAGGTGACGGGCAAGTACTGCGAGTGCGACGACTTCTCCTGCGTCCGCTTCAAGGGCCAGATGTGCTCGG GCCATGGGCAGTGCAGCTGCGGGGACTGTCTGTGCGACTCAGACTGGACCGGAGACTACTGCAACTGCACCACCCGCACCGACACGTGCATGTCCAGCAACGGGCTGGTGTGCAGCGGCCACGGCTCCTGCATCTGCGGCAAGTGCGACTGCACCCAGCCCGGCTCCTACGGTGACACCTGCGAGAAGTGTCCCACGTGCCCGGACGCCTGCACCATCAAAAA ggaGTGCGTGGAGTGCAAGAAGTTTGAGCGGGGAGTGCAGCAGTCCTGTAGCCGCAGGTGTCGCGATGAAATCGAGACAGTGCAGGAACTGG GTGACAGGGGCAAGGACGCTGTGAACTGCACCTACAAGGATGAGAACGACTGTGTGGTGCGGTTTCAGTACTACGAGGACTCCAGCGGCAAGTCCATCCTCTACGTTATCGAGGAGCCTG ACTGCCCGAAGGGACCAGACGTCCTGGTGGTCCTGCTCTCAGTGACGGGCGCCATCCTGCTCATCGGCCTTGCTGCCCTGCTCATCTGGAAGCTCCTCATCACCATCCATGACCGCCGGGAGTTTGCCCGCTTTGAGGAGGAGAAGGCCAGGGCCAAGTGGGACACG GGCAACAACCCTTTATATAAAGAGGCTACGTCTACCTTCACCAACATCACGTACCGTGGGAACATGTAA
- the RPRML gene encoding reprimo-like protein, whose product MNGSFFNQTLLEQGAYPNRTQGLGMLMACCNGTGSVLATDGGSSVLAPDERSLYITRVVQIAVLCVLSLTVMFGIFFLGCNLLIKSESMINFLVKDRRPSKDVGAAIMGLY is encoded by the coding sequence ATGAATGGATCCTTTTTCAACCAGACTCTCCTAGAGCAGGGAGCTTACCCCAACAGGACCCAGGGCTTGGGGATGCTCATGGCCTGCTGCAATGGGACCGGCTCAGTGCTGGCGACTGACGGCGGCTCCTCGGTCCTGGCGCCCGATGAGAGGAGCCTTTACATCACGCGGGTGGTGCAGATCGCTGTCCTCTGTGTCCTCTCCTTGACTGTGATGTTCGGCATCTTCTTTTTGGGCTGCAACTTGCTCATCAAGTCGGAGAGCATGATTAACTTTCTGGTGAAGGACCGAAGACCTTCCAAGGATGTGGGAGCAGCAATCATGGGACTTTACTGA